One window of Flexistipes sp. genomic DNA carries:
- a CDS encoding MATE family efflux transporter: MILIMVFMFFISLTDVFIAGRISKDVQASVGLVSQVYFIFVVVATSSNVGTVSVISRLYSSDDRDTYINAVYSILLTIFIAGIVLSILGVLLSPIIIRLLNVPESIKKISIPLTQIYAAGVAFQYVLLCTNGILRASKMVKRSLFTMSVVCVINIFLNFYFVFYTPIYYNGIALSTAVSLFIGAVINFIFVKKILKGALSYTFYYVKKIFNIGWPSALLQLGWQLGTTTLFLIIAKLPEKSVEVMAALTNGMRIESAIFLPAFAFNMANAVIVGNLLGEGKKHEAFKNGIVTAVMGVITITVMTLIVVIFARDVSQILSKNSVVINESVLYIYISMISEPFMAFSVVLGGGLNGAGDTRSVMIRIVAGMWIVRIPLAYIMGITLGFGAPGIWWSMNASIITQMILIARRYFKKEWLDYAV, encoded by the coding sequence ATGATTCTGATTATGGTTTTTATGTTTTTCATCAGCCTCACTGATGTGTTTATTGCCGGCCGGATAAGCAAGGATGTCCAAGCCAGTGTGGGACTGGTTTCACAGGTTTATTTTATTTTTGTGGTGGTTGCCACATCATCAAATGTCGGCACCGTTTCGGTTATTTCAAGGCTTTACAGCTCAGATGACAGAGACACGTATATAAATGCTGTTTATTCAATATTGCTAACAATTTTTATTGCAGGGATAGTTCTTTCAATTCTCGGCGTTCTGCTTTCTCCTATTATTATAAGATTATTAAATGTCCCTGAAAGTATTAAAAAGATCAGCATCCCTCTGACGCAGATTTACGCAGCTGGTGTGGCGTTTCAATATGTTCTCCTTTGCACCAACGGAATTTTAAGAGCAAGCAAGATGGTCAAAAGATCGCTTTTTACAATGTCGGTGGTTTGCGTTATTAATATTTTTCTTAATTTTTATTTCGTTTTTTATACTCCGATTTACTATAACGGTATTGCCCTATCAACCGCTGTGAGTCTTTTTATCGGGGCAGTGATTAACTTCATTTTTGTTAAGAAAATTCTTAAAGGTGCGTTGAGCTACACTTTTTATTATGTAAAGAAAATTTTCAATATAGGCTGGCCTTCGGCATTGCTGCAGCTCGGCTGGCAGCTGGGCACAACAACGCTGTTTCTGATAATAGCAAAGCTGCCTGAAAAAAGTGTGGAAGTAATGGCGGCGCTGACAAACGGTATGCGTATCGAATCGGCTATTTTCCTGCCGGCTTTTGCTTTTAATATGGCTAATGCTGTGATAGTAGGAAACTTGCTTGGTGAAGGCAAAAAGCATGAGGCTTTTAAGAACGGTATTGTAACAGCTGTTATGGGCGTTATCACGATTACTGTAATGACATTGATAGTGGTGATTTTTGCCAGAGATGTTTCCCAGATTCTATCTAAAAACAGTGTAGTTATAAATGAAAGTGTATTATATATTTATATCAGTATGATTAGTGAGCCTTTTATGGCTTTCAGTGTTGTGCTTGGGGGAGGCTTGAACGGAGCGGGAGATACGAGAAGCGTTATGATAAGAATAGTAGCTGGTATGTGGATTGTTCGCATTCCGCTGGCATATATTATGGGGATAACGTTAGGTTTCGGAGCTCCGGGCATTTGGTGGAGTATGAACGCTTCTATTATTACCCAGATGATTTTAATTGCGCGCAGATATTTTAAAAAGGAGTGGCTGGATTATGCAGTGTGA
- a CDS encoding DUF2156 domain-containing protein, with protein MQCEKLEFEHKNMLHERLKKIDTPIAEYSFANLYLFRNIHDYRVVKDEDIFIKGKSVDGYTFLMPTNNISQIDMEYLRSISREVDFIFPIDEHWLQYFGDNIICSNFEGETDYIYTVDKISTYKGRKLHKKRNLLKQFLRDYSFECHPLTDKNVHDAFEILDVWQNEIDLSPEETDFYACQEALNMHDELVLCGLIYYVEGEPAGFIMGEELNTEIFVIHFAKGKKNIKGIYQFIYNDFAKRLPKKYNYLNFEQDLGKTALRIAKSSYVPDIMYKKFRVKML; from the coding sequence ATGCAGTGTGAAAAACTTGAGTTTGAGCATAAAAATATGTTACATGAAAGGTTGAAGAAAATAGATACCCCTATAGCAGAATACAGTTTCGCAAATCTTTACCTTTTCAGAAATATTCATGATTATAGAGTTGTGAAAGATGAGGATATTTTTATAAAAGGCAAAAGTGTGGACGGTTATACTTTTTTAATGCCCACCAATAATATATCCCAAATTGATATGGAATATTTGAGAAGTATTTCCCGGGAGGTGGACTTTATTTTCCCCATAGATGAGCACTGGCTGCAGTATTTCGGGGATAATATTATTTGCAGCAATTTTGAAGGGGAAACAGATTATATTTATACCGTTGATAAAATCAGTACGTACAAAGGAAGAAAACTTCATAAAAAAAGAAATCTGCTAAAGCAGTTTTTAAGGGATTATTCTTTCGAGTGCCATCCTCTAACCGACAAAAATGTCCATGATGCCTTTGAAATACTGGATGTATGGCAGAATGAAATAGATCTCTCACCTGAAGAGACAGATTTTTATGCCTGCCAGGAAGCTTTGAATATGCATGACGAACTTGTTTTGTGCGGACTGATTTATTATGTGGAGGGTGAGCCGGCTGGATTCATTATGGGAGAAGAATTGAACACAGAAATCTTCGTAATACATTTTGCAAAGGGCAAAAAAAATATAAAGGGGATTTATCAGTTCATCTACAACGATTTTGCAAAACGGCTTCCTAAAAAATATAACTATCTTAATTTTGAACAGGATTTGGGAAAAACTGCTCTCAGAATAGCAAAGTCTTCCTATGTTCCTGATATTATGTATAAAAAATTCAGGGTGAAAATGCTGTGA
- a CDS encoding inositol monophosphatase family protein, translated as MISDLINICKKGGEIIKDNFDKKLDVNKKSTIDLVTDVDYFVEKVVKEELNKQFPSVEIIAEESALDNIEKEKPVFYLDPIDGTTNFVHGFPFVAVSLAYYVKNSAEIGIVYNPIMEELFTAEKSKGAFLNGKAIKVSSTDKMINSLIGTGFPYSIVEREDNEVIIQRLRNILENSRGVRRAGSAALDLCYTAKGVFDGYYESGLNPWDVAAGKLILEEAGGCVSSISGGEYDFNDSWIVGSNGLIHDDLIGKINIS; from the coding sequence ATGATATCAGATTTGATTAATATATGCAAAAAGGGCGGAGAAATTATAAAAGATAACTTTGATAAAAAACTGGATGTAAACAAAAAATCAACTATAGACCTGGTTACGGATGTCGATTATTTTGTTGAGAAAGTTGTAAAAGAGGAACTTAATAAACAATTTCCATCTGTTGAAATAATAGCTGAGGAATCAGCCCTTGATAATATAGAAAAGGAAAAGCCTGTGTTTTATCTTGATCCCATAGACGGGACTACTAATTTTGTTCACGGCTTTCCTTTTGTGGCTGTTTCTCTGGCTTACTATGTAAAAAACAGCGCTGAAATCGGAATTGTTTACAATCCGATTATGGAAGAATTGTTTACTGCAGAAAAATCCAAAGGAGCTTTTCTGAACGGCAAAGCAATAAAAGTTTCATCAACTGATAAGATGATAAACAGCCTTATTGGAACAGGCTTTCCATATTCCATTGTGGAAAGAGAAGATAATGAAGTTATAATACAGCGCCTTCGCAATATTCTTGAAAACAGCCGGGGAGTCCGCAGGGCCGGTTCTGCGGCGCTGGATTTGTGCTATACGGCAAAGGGTGTTTTCGACGGATACTATGAATCCGGTCTGAATCCTTGGGATGTAGCAGCGGGTAAACTTATTCTTGAGGAAGCGGGGGGATGTGTATCCTCTATCAGCGGAGGAGAATATGATTTCAATGACTCATGGATAGTAGGTTCCAATGGTCTGATACACGATGATTTGATAGGAAAAATAAATATTTCATGA
- the zapE gene encoding cell division protein ZapE produces the protein MIVNISDLNFDVSVSECMKNMKPHPKFQHCTFENYIPDSRYPSQSSIKNILSEKVLSAGKNKIKYQINNKGFFGFLKRNNNSDKNTDNQDMDLNLYLDGGFGVGKTHLLSACYNVAETDKKTFLSFGELTYFFNFLGIEKSIKFFSDFDLILLDEFELDDPATTRMIAKFFQELGNDTLVITTSNTLPSDLGKGQHFQIEEFEREMGVIADSFSTYVIEGEDYRRKSGSQLWKRVVDKEFFMDQYTKADTEAASKGLIGFEDLISLLKQNHPFKYYIIPDNTEALFIDGVKPFSSLDEALRFAHLVDNCYYYNTKIFIRSDYHLNDLYINEMLESCFQKKFLRCLSRLDELAVFYLK, from the coding sequence ATGATTGTAAATATTTCCGATTTAAACTTTGATGTTTCAGTCAGTGAATGCATGAAGAACATGAAGCCTCATCCTAAGTTTCAGCATTGTACGTTTGAAAATTATATTCCGGATTCGAGATACCCTTCGCAGTCATCCATAAAGAACATACTGTCTGAAAAAGTGCTTTCAGCGGGCAAAAACAAAATCAAATACCAAATAAACAATAAAGGTTTCTTCGGTTTTTTAAAACGGAATAACAACAGTGATAAGAATACTGACAATCAGGATATGGATTTAAACCTGTATCTTGACGGAGGATTCGGTGTGGGCAAAACCCATTTGCTCAGTGCCTGTTATAATGTGGCTGAAACAGATAAAAAGACCTTTCTGAGTTTTGGTGAGTTGACATACTTTTTTAATTTTCTCGGGATAGAAAAATCCATTAAATTCTTCAGCGATTTTGATTTAATTCTGCTCGATGAATTTGAATTGGATGATCCTGCAACCACAAGAATGATTGCAAAATTTTTTCAAGAGCTCGGCAACGATACACTTGTAATTACCACATCCAATACACTGCCTTCTGATTTGGGAAAAGGCCAGCACTTTCAAATAGAGGAATTTGAAAGAGAAATGGGGGTTATTGCAGATTCATTCAGTACTTATGTCATTGAAGGGGAGGATTACCGCAGAAAAAGCGGGAGTCAGCTGTGGAAGAGGGTTGTTGATAAAGAATTTTTTATGGATCAATACACAAAAGCAGACACTGAGGCTGCAAGCAAAGGGCTTATAGGTTTTGAAGATTTAATCAGTCTCCTCAAACAAAATCATCCTTTTAAATATTATATAATACCGGATAATACGGAGGCACTCTTTATTGACGGGGTAAAACCTTTCAGTTCCCTTGATGAAGCTCTGCGTTTTGCACATCTTGTTGATAACTGCTATTACTACAATACAAAAATATTTATACGGTCTGATTATCATTTAAATGATCTTTATATTAATGAAATGTTGGAATCTTGCTTCCAAAAGAAGTTCCTGCGCTGTTTGTCCCGACTTGACGAGCTTGCCGTGTTTTATCTTAAATAG